A section of the Amblyomma americanum isolate KBUSLIRL-KWMA chromosome 2, ASM5285725v1, whole genome shotgun sequence genome encodes:
- the LOC144121277 gene encoding sesquipedalian-1-like, with translation MKINKKNLMSFALSQSTIDREGWLQKRGEVNRAYQRRWFLLKGNLLFYFEKKTDREPLGVVILEGCTLELAENEEMFAFK, from the exons ATGAAGATCAACAAAAAGAATTTGATGAGCTTTGCACTCAGCCAAAGTACCATTGACCGGGAAGGCTGGCTGCAGAAACGCGGTGAAGTCAACCGTGCCTACCAGAGGCGCTGGTTCCTCCTCAAAGGGAACCTACTGTTTTACTTCGAGAAGAAGACTGACCGAGAGCCTCTTGGAGTAGTCATCCTGGAAGGTTGCACCTTGGAACTGGCCGAGAATGAGGAGATGTTTGCCTTCAAG TGA